In a single window of the Calditrichota bacterium genome:
- a CDS encoding dihydroorotate dehydrogenase electron transfer subunit has product MPALHACLVTCNEQVSQTVFRLTLHAPDLALAAAPGQFVNIRIQEGAVPLWRRPLSVYSANRDAGSLRLLFEVRGVGTRILAASRPGTTLDVLGPLGTAFLAPPRGALPVLVAGGLGIAPLHFWAEELARAGCRPLLLFGARTAEALCALDDLRRLDSDLRLATEDGTEGMQGMVTELLATTLAEQPPQQTMVYACGPVPMLREVERICAARAVDGQICLETLMACGFGACMGCAVAARSSSPQPGYKLVCKDGPVFNFGEVDLER; this is encoded by the coding sequence ATGCCAGCACTGCACGCCTGTCTTGTCACATGCAATGAGCAAGTGAGCCAAACGGTCTTCCGGCTCACCCTCCACGCCCCTGACCTGGCCCTCGCTGCGGCGCCTGGGCAATTTGTGAACATCCGCATTCAGGAGGGGGCCGTTCCCCTGTGGCGGCGGCCGCTGAGTGTGTACTCTGCAAACCGCGACGCAGGTTCGTTACGACTCCTCTTCGAAGTGCGCGGTGTAGGCACACGCATCCTTGCCGCGAGCCGGCCCGGAACTACGCTTGACGTGCTTGGCCCGCTTGGAACGGCGTTCTTGGCTCCCCCGCGAGGAGCCCTGCCTGTGCTCGTGGCCGGCGGGTTAGGCATTGCACCCCTCCACTTTTGGGCGGAAGAACTAGCGCGTGCCGGGTGCCGGCCCCTGCTGCTCTTTGGTGCACGGACTGCTGAGGCGTTGTGTGCCCTCGATGATCTGCGCCGACTTGACTCTGACCTGCGTCTGGCCACCGAAGACGGCACAGAAGGCATGCAAGGCATGGTGACCGAACTGCTGGCTACGACCTTAGCCGAACAGCCTCCTCAACAGACCATGGTCTACGCTTGTGGCCCAGTGCCGATGCTCAGAGAGGTAGAGCGCATCTGCGCTGCGCGGGCCGTCGATGGTCAAATATGCCTGGAGACGCTCATGGCGTGTGGTTTTGGGGCATGCATGGGGTGTGCGGTCGCCGCGCGCAGCTCTTCACCTCAGCCAGGCTACAAGCTCGTGTGCAAAGACGGCCCCGTGTTCAACTTCGGGGAGGTCGACCTTGAGCGCTGA